In one Achromobacter spanius genomic region, the following are encoded:
- a CDS encoding GntR family transcriptional regulator yields MTKTKGTSGKAQALPHRIRDQLRYEILTGALPAGTPLKQDALATRFQASRIPVREALRQLETEGLVAYHLNRGAVVIRMDVDQICELLDIRIALEGYAVRAAVPNMARADLDTLEAILKAYDEADSVSEWAELNRRFHLALCAPANNTRLRRLIEEYGLNTDRYTHEMMSQATGKEGPQSDHYRILEACRQQDGALAAQLVEAHILETKKNLVAMHRMRQDG; encoded by the coding sequence ATGACCAAAACGAAGGGCACGTCCGGTAAAGCCCAGGCCTTGCCGCACCGCATCCGCGATCAGTTGCGTTACGAAATCCTGACGGGCGCCTTGCCCGCGGGCACCCCGCTCAAGCAGGACGCCCTGGCCACGCGCTTCCAGGCCAGCCGCATTCCCGTGCGCGAAGCGCTGCGCCAACTGGAAACCGAAGGCCTGGTGGCGTATCACCTGAACCGGGGCGCCGTCGTCATCCGCATGGACGTGGACCAGATCTGCGAACTGCTCGACATCCGCATCGCGCTGGAAGGCTATGCCGTGCGCGCGGCCGTGCCCAACATGGCGCGGGCTGACCTGGATACGTTGGAGGCCATCCTCAAGGCCTACGACGAGGCCGATTCCGTGTCGGAATGGGCCGAACTGAACCGCCGCTTCCATCTGGCTTTGTGCGCGCCCGCGAACAACACGCGCTTGCGTCGGCTGATTGAGGAATACGGCTTGAATACCGACCGCTACACGCACGAAATGATGTCGCAGGCGACCGGTAAGGAAGGCCCGCAGTCGGACCATTACCGCATCCTGGAAGCCTGTCGTCAGCAGGACGGCGCGTTGGCGGCGCAGTTGGTTGAAGCGCACATCCTTGAAACCAAGAAGAACCTGGTGGCCATGCACCGCATGCGCCAGGACGGCTGA
- a CDS encoding cytochrome ubiquinol oxidase subunit I, producing MHGDALLLARIQFGFTISFHIVFPAITIGLASYLAVLEGFWLRTGKPVYRDLYHFWTKIFAVNFGMGVVSGLVMAYQFGTNWSFFSDFAGSVTGPLLAYEVLTAFFLEAGFLGVMLFGWTRVGPGLHFFSTIMVALGTLVSATWILASNSWMQTPAGYEILDGRVVPTDWLAVIFNPSFPYRLAHMGIAAFLATALMVGASGAWHLLRGDRSPAVKKMFAMAMGMLLLVAPLQAVVGDFHGLNTLKHQPAKIAAIEGHWQNEPGAGVPLTLFGIPDMEREETRFALNVPRLGSLILTHSWDGQFPGLKSYPPEDRPNATVVFWSFRIMAGLGMLMILLAGWALWTRWRGRLYESRALQRFALWMGPSGIVAMLAGWYVTEIGRQPWIVYGVMRTADAATPHGVGELTLTLALFVAVYLLVFGAGVSYMLRLIRMGPSPAPGHAPLSGGPGEARQPSRPLSAASTLAGIEAAPRKPSGV from the coding sequence ATGCATGGCGACGCGCTATTGCTTGCCCGAATACAGTTCGGGTTCACCATTTCTTTTCACATCGTATTTCCCGCCATCACGATAGGCCTGGCCAGCTACCTGGCTGTACTTGAAGGCTTCTGGCTGCGCACGGGCAAGCCCGTCTATCGCGACCTTTACCACTTCTGGACCAAGATCTTTGCCGTGAACTTCGGCATGGGGGTCGTGTCCGGCCTGGTGATGGCGTACCAGTTCGGCACCAACTGGAGCTTTTTCTCGGACTTCGCGGGCAGTGTCACGGGGCCGCTGCTGGCCTACGAAGTGCTGACCGCCTTCTTCCTGGAAGCGGGCTTTCTGGGCGTGATGCTGTTCGGCTGGACGCGCGTGGGCCCGGGCTTGCACTTTTTCTCGACCATCATGGTGGCGCTGGGCACGCTGGTGTCGGCCACGTGGATCCTGGCGTCCAATAGTTGGATGCAGACGCCCGCCGGCTACGAAATCCTGGACGGGCGCGTCGTGCCCACCGACTGGCTCGCCGTGATCTTCAACCCATCGTTTCCGTACCGCCTGGCGCACATGGGCATCGCCGCATTCCTGGCGACCGCGTTGATGGTGGGCGCGTCCGGCGCCTGGCACCTGCTGCGCGGCGACCGCAGCCCCGCCGTGAAGAAGATGTTCGCCATGGCGATGGGCATGCTGTTGCTGGTGGCGCCACTGCAAGCCGTGGTGGGCGACTTTCATGGCTTGAACACGCTTAAGCATCAGCCCGCGAAGATCGCCGCCATTGAAGGCCATTGGCAAAATGAACCGGGCGCGGGCGTGCCGCTGACGCTCTTCGGCATCCCCGACATGGAGCGCGAAGAAACGCGCTTTGCGCTGAACGTCCCGCGCCTGGGCAGCCTGATCCTGACGCATAGCTGGGACGGCCAGTTTCCCGGTCTGAAGTCGTATCCGCCCGAAGATCGGCCCAACGCCACTGTGGTGTTCTGGTCGTTTCGCATCATGGCTGGGCTGGGCATGCTGATGATTCTGCTGGCCGGCTGGGCGCTATGGACGCGCTGGCGCGGACGGCTGTATGAATCGCGCGCGCTGCAACGCTTTGCGCTGTGGATGGGGCCATCGGGCATCGTCGCGATGCTGGCCGGATGGTACGTGACCGAAATCGGCCGCCAGCCGTGGATCGTCTACGGCGTGATGCGCACGGCCGACGCGGCCACACCGCATGGCGTCGGCGAACTGACGCTGACGCTGGCCTTGTTCGTGGCCGTGTACCTGCTGGTGTTCGGCGCCGGCGTGTCGTACATGCTGCGCCTGATCCGCATGGGTCCCAGCCCCGCCCCCGGCCACGCGCCGCTGTCGGGCGGCCCGGGCGAAGCGCGCCAACCCTCGCGCCCGCTGTCCGCCGCCTCCACGCTGGCCGGCATCGAAGCCGCGCCACGCAAGCCTTCGGGAGTCTGA
- the cydB gene encoding cytochrome d ubiquinol oxidase subunit II translates to MGIDLALIWAVIILFGVMMYVVMDGFDLGIGILFPLIRDRDERDVMVNTVAPVWDGNETWLVLGGAGLMAAFPLAYSVILSALHLPLVFMLLGLVFRGVAFEFRFKADEHHRRYWDLAFVFGSVTATFFQGVTLGAYIEGIAVVGRAYQGGAWDWVSPFSLFTGLGLVVGYALLGCTWLIMKTEGRLHRHMCSIARPLTFALLAVIAVLSVWTPLAQPHIAQRWFSLPNMFWFLPVPVLVAAAGFDLIRRVRGTPAAGPFLLSLALVFLAYTGLGISIWPAIIPPDISIWTASAPPQSQGFALVGALLIIPIILAYTAWSYYVFRGKVRTGEEFH, encoded by the coding sequence ATGGGCATCGACCTTGCATTGATATGGGCCGTCATCATCCTGTTTGGCGTGATGATGTACGTGGTGATGGACGGCTTTGACCTGGGCATCGGCATCCTGTTTCCGCTGATCCGCGACCGCGATGAACGCGACGTCATGGTCAACACCGTGGCGCCCGTCTGGGACGGCAACGAAACCTGGCTGGTGCTGGGCGGCGCGGGCCTGATGGCGGCCTTTCCGCTGGCGTATTCCGTGATCCTCAGCGCGCTGCACCTGCCGCTGGTATTCATGCTGCTGGGCCTGGTGTTCCGTGGCGTGGCGTTCGAATTCCGCTTCAAGGCCGATGAACACCATCGTCGGTACTGGGACCTTGCCTTCGTGTTCGGCTCGGTCACGGCCACGTTCTTCCAGGGCGTGACGCTGGGCGCCTACATCGAAGGCATCGCCGTGGTGGGGCGCGCCTATCAGGGCGGTGCGTGGGACTGGGTCAGCCCGTTCTCGCTGTTCACCGGCCTGGGCCTGGTGGTGGGCTACGCCTTGCTGGGTTGCACCTGGCTCATCATGAAGACCGAAGGCCGGCTGCACCGCCACATGTGCAGCATCGCGCGGCCGCTCACGTTCGCGCTGCTGGCCGTGATCGCGGTGCTAAGCGTGTGGACGCCGCTGGCGCAGCCGCATATCGCGCAGCGCTGGTTCAGCCTGCCCAATATGTTCTGGTTCTTGCCTGTGCCGGTATTGGTGGCGGCCGCCGGCTTCGACCTGATCCGGCGCGTGCGCGGCACGCCCGCCGCCGGCCCATTCCTGCTGTCGCTGGCGCTGGTGTTCCTGGCCTACACCGGCTTGGGCATCAGCATCTGGCCCGCCATCATTCCGCCTGACATCTCAATCTGGACGGCGTCCGCGCCCCCGCAAAGCCAGGGCTTCGCCTTGGTCGGCGCGCTGCTGATCATTCCGATTATCCTGGCCTATACCGCCTGGTCGTACTACGTATTTCGCGGCAAGGTCCGCACCGGCGAGGAGTTTCATTGA
- a CDS encoding DUF2474 domain-containing protein, which produces MPALMTPPDAARPAPASWRSRLLWLALIWATSVAALGVAAYALRLLMRVVGMST; this is translated from the coding sequence ATGCCTGCCTTGATGACACCCCCTGACGCCGCCCGCCCGGCCCCTGCCTCGTGGCGCAGCCGCCTGCTGTGGCTGGCGCTGATCTGGGCCACCAGCGTCGCGGCGCTAGGCGTGGCGGCCTACGCGCTGCGGCTGCTGATGCGCGTCGTCGGCATGTCGACATGA
- a CDS encoding PLP-dependent aminotransferase family protein: protein MKRYERLTEDITASISSGLLQVGDRLPSVRQTSASRGVSPSTVFKAYYLLEARGLIRARDRSGYYVLRAPQAALPELDGLSSAPAGRHPVDVSDNVLQVLNATLRRDMVPFGSAFPSPSLLPYARLGKFMASAAQRLDPWGSIDDLSPGDAALRRAIALRYLADGLTVPVDDIIITNGALDALNLSLAAVTQPGDAVIVESPTFYAALQSLERNQLHAIEVATHPREGIDLQALEDAITQHRPRACWLMTTFQNPLGSLMPDRKKEALVRLLTRHGVALIEDDVYGELYFGEQRPRPAKAFDKEGIVMHCSSFSKTLAPGYRVGWVAGGRYTQKIMRNKLTTSLATAAPTQAAIAAYLEKGGYDRHLRQFRQALAVQQGELLQAVARYFPKGTRATRPAGGYFVWVELPAHIDTLKVHRAALDHGISIAPGPLFSSSGAFRNFLRLNHGHPWNADMEQGMATLGKLLAGG, encoded by the coding sequence ATGAAGCGCTATGAAAGGCTGACGGAAGACATCACCGCGTCAATCAGTTCGGGCTTGCTGCAAGTGGGCGACCGTCTGCCCTCGGTACGGCAAACGAGCGCCAGCCGAGGCGTCAGCCCGTCCACGGTGTTCAAGGCCTATTACCTGCTGGAAGCGCGCGGCCTGATCCGCGCGCGCGACCGGTCCGGCTACTACGTGTTGCGCGCGCCGCAGGCCGCGCTGCCCGAGCTGGACGGCTTGTCCAGCGCCCCCGCCGGCCGACACCCGGTGGACGTCAGCGACAACGTGCTGCAAGTGCTTAACGCCACGCTGCGCCGCGACATGGTGCCGTTTGGCTCCGCCTTTCCCAGCCCGTCGCTGCTGCCCTACGCGCGGCTGGGCAAATTCATGGCGTCTGCCGCACAGCGGCTGGACCCCTGGGGTTCCATCGACGACCTCAGCCCCGGCGATGCGGCGCTGCGCCGCGCCATCGCGTTGCGCTACCTGGCCGATGGGCTGACGGTGCCCGTGGACGACATCATCATCACCAACGGCGCGCTGGACGCGCTGAACCTGAGCCTGGCGGCGGTGACCCAGCCCGGCGATGCGGTCATCGTGGAATCCCCCACGTTCTATGCCGCGCTGCAATCGCTGGAACGCAACCAGCTCCACGCCATCGAAGTGGCCACGCATCCGCGCGAAGGCATCGACCTGCAAGCGCTGGAAGACGCCATCACGCAGCACCGGCCGCGCGCCTGCTGGTTGATGACCACGTTCCAGAATCCGCTGGGCAGCCTGATGCCCGACAGAAAAAAGGAAGCGCTGGTCCGGCTGCTGACCCGGCATGGCGTCGCGCTGATTGAAGACGACGTCTACGGCGAACTGTACTTCGGCGAACAGCGGCCACGCCCGGCCAAGGCCTTCGACAAGGAAGGCATCGTGATGCACTGCTCGTCGTTTTCAAAGACACTGGCGCCCGGCTACCGCGTGGGCTGGGTGGCGGGCGGACGCTATACGCAGAAGATCATGCGCAACAAGCTCACCACCAGCCTGGCCACCGCCGCGCCCACGCAGGCCGCCATTGCCGCCTATCTGGAAAAGGGCGGCTACGACCGCCACCTGCGCCAGTTCCGCCAGGCACTGGCCGTGCAGCAAGGCGAACTGCTGCAAGCGGTAGCGCGCTACTTTCCCAAGGGCACGCGCGCCACGCGCCCGGCTGGCGGCTATTTCGTGTGGGTGGAATTGCCCGCGCACATCGACACGTTGAAGGTTCACCGCGCGGCGCTGGATCACGGCATCAGCATCGCACCGGGCCCGCTGTTTTCGTCGTCGGGCGCCTTCCGGAATTTCCTGCGCTTGAACCATGGGCACCCCTGGAACGCCGATATGGAACAAGGCATGGCGACACTGGGCAAGCTGCTGGCGGGCGGTTAG
- the tcuB gene encoding tricarballylate utilization 4Fe-4S protein TcuB, with the protein MKQLEALAREAQSFSTAHAEPSAGPAMTEQPVRWLGKNAKPQAEVLTDDETEVARVMQICNACRYCEGFCAVFPAMTRRLEFGNADLNYLANLCHNCGACLHACQYAPPHEFAVNVPQAMAKVRVQTYTDYAWPAALGTLYKRNGLALSLATAGGLALFLVLAVLMAGGLFHEPMAGNFYAVFPHNTLALMFGVVFGFSMLALAVGVTRFWRNVSPGAASGAAVAEAAHDALRLRYLDGGHGKGCNNADDAFTLWRRRFHHFTFYGFMLCFAATCVATLYHYLLGLQAPYPFFSAPVLLGTVGGIGLLIGPAGLLWLNIKRHPQQGDAAQKPMDRGFIVLLLLTSATGLALLAGRDGSAMALLLAIHLGVVMALFLTLPYGKFAHGIYRSAALLKWSIEKRQPNKLQLGSD; encoded by the coding sequence ATGAAGCAGCTTGAAGCCCTGGCCCGCGAGGCGCAGTCGTTTTCCACCGCCCATGCCGAGCCGTCCGCCGGCCCGGCCATGACCGAACAACCCGTGCGCTGGCTGGGCAAGAACGCCAAACCGCAAGCGGAGGTCTTGACCGACGACGAAACCGAAGTCGCGCGCGTCATGCAGATATGCAACGCCTGCCGCTACTGCGAAGGCTTTTGCGCGGTGTTTCCGGCCATGACGCGCCGGCTGGAATTCGGCAATGCCGACCTGAACTACCTGGCCAACCTGTGCCACAACTGCGGCGCCTGTCTGCACGCCTGCCAGTACGCGCCGCCGCATGAATTCGCGGTGAATGTGCCGCAGGCCATGGCCAAGGTGCGGGTGCAGACCTACACCGACTACGCCTGGCCCGCCGCGCTGGGTACGCTGTACAAGCGCAATGGCTTGGCCTTGTCGCTGGCTACCGCTGGTGGCCTGGCGCTGTTCCTGGTGCTGGCCGTGCTGATGGCGGGCGGCCTGTTTCACGAACCCATGGCGGGCAACTTCTATGCCGTGTTCCCGCACAACACGCTGGCGCTGATGTTTGGCGTGGTGTTTGGTTTCTCGATGCTGGCCTTGGCAGTGGGCGTCACGCGCTTCTGGCGCAACGTCAGCCCGGGGGCGGCCTCTGGCGCGGCCGTGGCCGAAGCCGCGCATGACGCGCTGCGGCTGCGCTATCTGGACGGCGGCCACGGCAAGGGCTGCAACAACGCGGATGACGCCTTCACCTTGTGGCGGCGGCGCTTTCATCACTTCACGTTCTACGGCTTCATGCTGTGCTTCGCGGCCACCTGCGTGGCCACGCTGTACCACTATCTGCTGGGCCTGCAAGCGCCGTATCCGTTCTTCAGCGCGCCGGTGCTGCTGGGCACGGTGGGCGGCATCGGCCTGCTGATCGGGCCAGCCGGCTTGCTGTGGTTGAACATCAAGCGCCACCCGCAGCAAGGCGATGCCGCGCAAAAACCGATGGACCGGGGCTTTATCGTGCTGCTGCTCCTGACCAGCGCCACCGGCCTGGCGCTGTTGGCCGGGCGCGATGGCAGCGCGATGGCGCTGCTGCTGGCCATCCACCTGGGCGTGGTGATGGCGCTGTTCCTGACCCTGCCTTATGGCAAGTTCGCGCACGGCATCTACCGCTCGGCCGCGCTGCTGAAGTGGTCCATCGAAAAGCGCCAGCCCAACAAGCTGCAACTTGGGTCCGACTGA
- the tcuA gene encoding FAD-dependent tricarballylate dehydrogenase TcuA — MVDVLVVGGGNAALCAALMAREAGASVLLLEAAPREWRGGNSQHTRNLRCMHDAPQDVLTDAYPEEEYWQDLLKVTGGQTNEHLARLVIRESSTCRDWMRRHGVNFQPPLSGALHVARTNAFFMGGGKALVNAYYRSAEALGVQIRYNAPVDALELEDGRFKAARIGDERIEARACVLAAGGFESNREWLREAWGQNERGEWPADNFLIRGTRFNMGVLLKFMLDAGADGIGDPSQSHCVAIDARAPLYDGGICTRIDCVSLGVVVNRDAVRFYDEGEDFWPKRYAIWGRLTAMQPGQIAYSIIDAKAIGRFMPPVFPGVKADTQPELADKLGLDPATFEQTLRDYNAACRVGTFDHTALDDCHTEGIAPAKTHWARPIDTAPFYGYALRPGITFTYLGLKVDDTAAVRFNDVPSDNLFVAGEMMAGNVLGKGYTAGVGMSIGTAFGRIAGTRAAAAARAQTLAKSTI; from the coding sequence ATGGTGGATGTCTTGGTGGTGGGCGGGGGCAACGCGGCGCTGTGCGCGGCCCTGATGGCGCGCGAGGCCGGCGCAAGCGTGTTGCTGCTGGAGGCCGCGCCGCGTGAATGGCGTGGCGGCAATTCGCAGCACACGCGCAATCTGCGCTGCATGCACGACGCCCCGCAGGACGTGCTGACCGACGCCTATCCCGAAGAGGAATACTGGCAAGACCTGTTGAAGGTTACGGGCGGGCAGACCAACGAACACCTGGCGCGGCTGGTCATCCGCGAATCTTCCACCTGTCGGGACTGGATGCGCCGCCATGGCGTGAACTTCCAGCCGCCGCTGTCAGGCGCGTTGCATGTGGCGCGCACCAACGCCTTTTTCATGGGCGGCGGCAAGGCGCTGGTGAATGCCTATTACCGCAGCGCCGAAGCGCTGGGCGTGCAGATCCGCTACAACGCACCCGTGGATGCGCTGGAACTGGAAGACGGCCGTTTCAAGGCCGCGCGCATCGGCGACGAACGCATCGAGGCCCGCGCCTGTGTGCTGGCCGCGGGCGGTTTTGAGTCCAACCGCGAGTGGCTGCGTGAAGCCTGGGGCCAGAACGAACGCGGTGAGTGGCCGGCCGATAACTTCCTGATTCGTGGCACGCGCTTCAATATGGGCGTGCTGCTGAAGTTCATGCTGGACGCGGGCGCGGACGGCATTGGCGACCCATCGCAATCGCATTGCGTGGCGATCGACGCGCGCGCCCCGCTGTACGACGGCGGCATCTGTACGCGTATCGACTGCGTGTCGCTGGGCGTGGTGGTCAACCGTGACGCGGTGCGCTTCTACGATGAAGGCGAAGACTTCTGGCCCAAGCGCTACGCCATCTGGGGCCGCCTGACGGCGATGCAGCCGGGTCAGATCGCCTATTCCATCATCGACGCCAAGGCTATCGGCCGCTTCATGCCGCCCGTGTTTCCGGGCGTGAAGGCCGACACGCAGCCCGAGCTGGCCGACAAGCTGGGGCTGGACCCCGCCACCTTTGAACAAACCCTGCGCGACTACAACGCCGCCTGCCGCGTCGGCACGTTCGACCACACCGCGCTGGACGACTGCCACACCGAAGGCATTGCGCCCGCCAAGACGCACTGGGCGCGGCCCATTGATACCGCGCCGTTCTACGGCTACGCCCTGCGCCCGGGCATTACGTTTACCTATCTGGGCTTGAAGGTGGACGACACCGCCGCCGTGCGCTTTAACGACGTGCCCAGCGACAACCTGTTCGTGGCTGGCGAAATGATGGCCGGCAACGTGCTGGGCAAGGGCTATACGGCGGGCGTGGGCATGTCCATCGGCACGGCGTTCGGCCGTATTGCCGGCACCCGGGCCGCTGCCGCCGCGCGCGCCCAGACCCTTGCGAAGAGCACGATATGA
- a CDS encoding LysR family transcriptional regulator: MELRQLRYFVRVVEAGSIGRAATSIGMVTSALSQQISRLEGELSTRLLQRSASGVVPTDAGLAFFRQAQLALRHADDAVQAAQQARLAGHVSVGLSSTTAAILGAPFLQAMNERYPDIRLHLVEALSGHLADMLNGRMLDLAIVFQAESARRWSIMPLLDEPLFLCARRDMPGLPKGDTTRLADIAHLPLVLPSGRHGLRALVNNAFLQLGQTPRVVAEVDGLSLLMDVVQLGNAATIQPSSATARIAPGQLHMARIEDAHLFRPNLLVSLSDDELSPAALAARLVLADVSRTLARDGKWAVVALHDS, from the coding sequence ATGGAACTGCGCCAACTGCGTTACTTCGTGCGCGTGGTCGAGGCGGGCAGCATCGGCCGCGCCGCCACGTCCATCGGCATGGTCACGTCCGCGCTCAGCCAGCAGATCAGCCGGCTGGAGGGCGAACTGTCCACCCGGCTGCTGCAACGCAGCGCCAGTGGCGTGGTGCCCACGGACGCGGGGCTGGCGTTTTTTCGGCAGGCGCAACTGGCGCTGCGCCATGCCGACGACGCCGTGCAGGCCGCGCAGCAGGCGCGGCTGGCCGGCCATGTCAGCGTGGGCCTGTCGTCCACCACCGCCGCCATCCTGGGCGCGCCGTTCCTGCAAGCCATGAACGAGCGTTACCCCGACATCCGCCTGCATCTGGTCGAGGCGCTGTCGGGGCATCTGGCCGACATGCTCAACGGCCGCATGCTGGATCTGGCCATTGTGTTCCAGGCCGAATCCGCCCGCCGCTGGAGCATCATGCCGCTGCTGGACGAGCCCCTGTTCCTGTGCGCGCGGCGCGACATGCCGGGCCTGCCCAAGGGCGACACGACGCGCTTGGCCGACATCGCGCATCTGCCGTTGGTGTTGCCCAGCGGCCGGCACGGCCTGCGAGCGCTGGTCAACAACGCGTTCCTGCAATTGGGGCAGACGCCGCGCGTGGTGGCCGAAGTGGACGGCCTGTCGCTGCTGATGGACGTGGTGCAACTGGGCAACGCCGCCACCATCCAGCCCAGTTCGGCCACGGCGCGCATCGCGCCCGGGCAGTTGCACATGGCGCGCATTGAAGACGCGCACCTGTTTCGCCCCAATCTGCTGGTCAGTCTGTCCGACGACGAGCTCTCGCCCGCGGCGCTGGCCGCCCGGCTGGTGCTGGCCGATGTGTCGCGCACGCTGGCGCGCGACGGCAAATGGGCGGTGGTGGCTCTTCACGATTCGTGA
- a CDS encoding glutathione S-transferase N-terminal domain-containing protein: MTALDSFAITKKWPAQHPDRIQLYSLPTPNGVKVSILLEEIGLPYEAHRVAFDKQDQFSPEFLSLSPNNKIPAILDPNGPDGKPLALFESGAILIYLASKTGQFIPTDTAGRYETLQWVMFQMGGIGPMFGQLGFFHKFAGKDYEDKRPLERYVAESKRLLAVLDQRLEGRDWVMGDEYTVADIAILPWVRNLVGFYDAGDLVEFSRFKNVARVLETFVARPAVVRGLTIPA; encoded by the coding sequence ATGACCGCCCTAGACTCATTCGCCATCACCAAGAAGTGGCCCGCCCAGCATCCCGATCGCATCCAGTTGTATTCGCTGCCCACGCCCAATGGCGTGAAGGTGTCGATCCTGCTGGAAGAAATCGGCCTGCCCTACGAGGCCCACCGGGTCGCGTTCGACAAGCAGGACCAGTTTTCGCCCGAATTCCTGTCGCTAAGCCCGAACAACAAGATTCCGGCCATCCTCGACCCGAATGGCCCGGACGGCAAGCCGCTGGCGCTGTTCGAGTCGGGCGCCATCCTGATCTACCTGGCCAGCAAGACCGGCCAGTTCATCCCGACCGACACGGCGGGGCGCTACGAGACGCTTCAATGGGTGATGTTCCAGATGGGCGGCATCGGCCCGATGTTTGGCCAACTGGGCTTCTTCCATAAATTTGCCGGCAAGGACTACGAAGACAAGCGCCCGCTGGAGCGCTATGTGGCGGAATCCAAGCGCCTCTTGGCCGTGCTGGACCAGCGCCTGGAAGGCCGCGATTGGGTCATGGGCGACGAATACACCGTGGCCGACATCGCCATCCTGCCCTGGGTGCGCAATCTGGTGGGCTTCTACGATGCCGGCGACCTGGTCGAGTTCTCTCGGTTCAAGAACGTGGCTCGCGTGCTGGAAACGTTTGTCGCCCGCCCGGCCGTGGTGCGGGGCCTGACCATTCCCGCCTAG
- a CDS encoding tetratricopeptide repeat protein yields MTFPMQHPFTPLLLAAAALLIPSGAQADVAAAASAAPPPGMAQYGVGPHGQSLTLTLLNSRDSAPAPNTPYRLFLTGKQESILDTPTQDGILHGTTDAEGRTAWVWTDKAYQPEDFTLIRRVGDGRWGHFFQLHSSGDDKEPVAAWPYILTMHQRWGEQWVDLGYTTRQGATAYFSHDVPAASLSLSIDASVTDNRACFDELDAINRKFSQNDAAGAQQLIQTMQCADTPRHRLDLAHLLLMVGRQDDARHWLMRSREWRFPESLTPIETPLLRDRLGLERLLGMPDLALADAQALQRRQTKPGRPPRASDTDWPNDIAYYLADFPDYLPQAEEEVRRSIRLWGPNPYNQGTLGWILSLQGDTEEGLRLMRASYREMPRNEEIVADYGLALWRNGQQEQAARLWDEAQAQCVWGRRLYAAMREARYDHPYFQPADSDAVQAYRQRCDGPRTKGKRWSKGADL; encoded by the coding sequence ATGACATTCCCGATGCAGCACCCGTTTACCCCGCTATTGCTGGCCGCCGCCGCGCTGCTGATTCCGTCGGGAGCCCAAGCCGACGTCGCAGCGGCGGCCAGCGCCGCCCCGCCCCCCGGTATGGCCCAGTACGGCGTGGGCCCGCATGGCCAGAGCCTGACGCTGACTTTGCTGAACAGCCGCGACAGCGCGCCCGCGCCCAACACGCCCTATCGCCTGTTCCTGACGGGCAAGCAGGAATCCATCCTCGACACGCCCACCCAGGACGGCATTCTGCACGGCACCACCGACGCCGAAGGCCGCACCGCCTGGGTCTGGACGGACAAGGCGTACCAGCCTGAAGACTTCACGCTGATTCGCCGCGTGGGCGATGGCCGCTGGGGCCATTTTTTCCAACTGCACTCCAGCGGCGACGACAAAGAACCCGTGGCGGCCTGGCCCTACATCCTGACCATGCACCAGCGCTGGGGCGAACAATGGGTAGACCTGGGCTACACCACGCGCCAAGGCGCCACGGCCTACTTCAGCCACGACGTGCCAGCCGCATCCCTTTCTCTGTCCATCGATGCGTCCGTCACTGACAACCGGGCGTGCTTTGACGAGCTGGACGCCATCAATCGCAAGTTCAGCCAGAACGATGCGGCCGGCGCGCAGCAGTTGATCCAGACCATGCAATGCGCCGACACGCCGCGCCACCGGCTGGATCTGGCTCACCTGCTGCTGATGGTCGGCCGGCAGGACGACGCGCGCCACTGGCTGATGCGGTCACGCGAATGGCGGTTTCCGGAATCGCTCACACCGATCGAAACCCCGCTGCTGCGCGACCGCCTGGGCCTGGAACGGCTGCTGGGCATGCCCGACCTGGCGCTGGCCGACGCGCAGGCGCTGCAACGCCGCCAGACCAAACCCGGCCGGCCGCCTCGGGCAAGCGACACGGACTGGCCCAACGATATTGCCTATTACCTGGCGGACTTTCCCGACTACCTGCCGCAGGCCGAAGAGGAAGTGCGCCGGTCCATCCGCCTGTGGGGCCCCAACCCCTACAACCAGGGCACGCTGGGCTGGATCCTCAGCCTGCAAGGCGATACCGAGGAAGGCCTGCGCCTGATGCGCGCGTCGTACCGCGAGATGCCGCGCAACGAAGAAATCGTGGCCGACTACGGCTTGGCGCTATGGCGCAACGGCCAGCAGGAACAGGCGGCGCGCTTGTGGGACGAGGCCCAGGCGCAGTGCGTCTGGGGCCGCCGCCTATACGCCGCGATGCGCGAAGCGCGGTACGACCACCCCTATTTCCAGCCCGCGGATTCCGACGCGGTGCAAGCCTATCGGCAACGCTGCGATGGGCCCCGGACGAAAGGCAAGCGCTGGTCAAAGGGCGCAGATTTATAA